ATGGGCGGCGGCGCCCTCGTCGGCTCGGCGGTCGCCGCCGGGCTGGTCGAGACGCTGAGCCTGCACCTGGCCCCCGTCATCCTCGGCTCCGGCACGCCTCTGTTCACGGAGGGGGCGCCGCTGCGACGATTGCGGCAGCGCTCGGTGCTCGTCACCTCCACGGCGACGCACCTGACCTACGACGTGCTCTGAGCGACGTGCTCTGAGCGACGTGCTCTGAGCGACGTGCTCCGAGCCCGTCGGAGAGGGGGATCATGGCGGACGAATCCGAGATCGAACGCATCCTGGCGGCCAACCGGTACCTGGTGCTGGCGACGACGGGAGGCGCGGGCGACCCGTGGGCGACCCCGGTGTTCTTCGCGCCGCTGCGCTCGGAGGGAGGGAGCGTGGATCGCCTCTGCTGGGTCTCGTCGCCGGAGAGCGACGGCGAGGTGCTCGCGGCTCTCGACGCGCGACTCCCCGCCGCGAAGCGCCTGGACGCGGACGATCTGCACCCCGGCGTGCTCGCCGCCTATGCGGCCCGCATCCGCCGCCGCTACGTGCTCGTTCGCGGCGGCGACCCCGAGTACGGCAACGAGATCGATACGACGATGGAGGTCCGATGACGGACGACGACAGGCCCGAGAACCCCACGCCTCCGATTCCGGCCGGCGCCATGCTGCTCGAACTGGTGATGCTGCCGGTCAGCGACATCGATCGGTCGAAGGCGTTCTATCGCGATCGTGTCGGCTTCACCGTCGACGTGGATGTCACGCCGGCGGAGGGCGTCCGGATCGTGCAGCTGACGCCTCCCGGCTCCTTCTGCTCGGTGACCATGACCGCCGGGATGGGCGACACCGGCATGGCCCCCGGGTCGCTGCGCGGCCTCCATCTGGTGGTGCCGGACATGGACGCCGCCCGCGAGCGGCTGCTCGCGGGCGGCGTCGAGGTGGGTGCGGTCCAGGACATGGGCGGCGTGCTGTACGCGTGGTTCAGCGACCCGGACGGCAACACCTGGACGCTCCAGCACATGCCGTGGCGGGCGTGAGCCGGCCGGCCTGAACCGCCCGGCCTGAACCGTGGGAGGCGTCAGCCGCGCAGCTCGCGCAGCGTCAGGGCGGTCGTCAGAGCGGCGTGCGCCGCCTCCTCGCCCTTGTCCTCCTTGGAGCCGGGGAGGCCGGCCCGGTCGAGGCCCTGCTGCTCGTCGTCGAGGGTGAGCACGCCGAACCCGACCGGCTTGCCCGTGTCGAGGGCGACGCGGGTCAGGCCGTCGGTCGCGGCCGCCGACACGTACTCGAAGTGCGGGGTGCCGCCGCGGATGATGACGCCGAGCGCCACGACCGCGTCGGCCCCGGCCTCCAGCGCCGCCTTGCTGACGACCGGCAGCTCGAAGCTGCCCGGGACGCGCACCAGGCTGTAGGAGGCGCCGGACGCGTCGAGCGTGCGCTGGGCGCCCGCGATCAGGCCGTTCGTGATCTCCTCGTGCCAGGTTCCGGCGACGATGACGACGCGCAGGCCGCTCCCGTCGATCGTCTCCGCTGCGTTCGGGGCTCCCGCTCCGCTCATCGTGTCGTCCTCTCCGCGGCGATCGCGTCCGCTGTGTCGGTGGTGTCTGTGGTCTCGGTGTTCGGGTCGATCGCGCCGATGGCGTGGCCCATCCGGTCGCGCTTGGTCTCGAGGTAGCCCTCGTTGAAGGCCCCGACGCCGACGACGAGCGGAACGCGCTCCTCGACCTCCACGCCGTGCTCCTCCAGCTGGCGGACCTTCTCGGGGTTGTTCGTGAGCAGACGCACGGAGCGGATGCCGAGATCCTGCAGGATGGCCGTCGCCGCGCCGTAGTCGCGGGCGTCGATCGGCAGGCCCAGCGCCAGGTTGGCGTCGAGCGTGTCGAGGCCGTCCTCCTGGAGCTTGTACGCGCGCAGCTTGTTGATGAGGCCGATACCGCGGCCCTCGTGCCCGCGCAGGTAGACGACGACGCCGCCCTCCCGCTGGATCGTGTCGAGCGCCGCGTCGAGCTGCGGGCCGCACTCGCACTTGAGCGAGCCGAACGCCTCGCCGGTCAGGCACTCGGAGTGCACCCGCACGAGCGTCCCGGTCGGACCGGGCGTGCCGGAGACGATCGCGACGTGGTCGGCGCCGGTCATGCGGTCGCGGTACGCGCGCATCCGGAAGGCGCCGTGGCCGGTCGGGACCGTCGTCTCGACCTCGAAGATCACGCGGGAGGTCTCGGGGATGGGGGCCACCGTCTCCAGCTGCTGGTCGCAGTGGAACTCCTGCAGGTACGCGATCAGGGCCTCGATCGTGATGACGAGCACGCCCTCCCGCGCCCCCAGCTCGATCAGGCCGGGCAGGCGCATCATCTCGCCGTCGTCGGCCACGATCTCGGCGATGGCGCCGACGGGCGTCATGCCGGCGAGCTTCAGGAGGTCGACGGCGGCCTCGGTGTGGCCGTCGCGCTCGCGCACGCCGCCCTCCACGGCCCGGAGCGGGAGGATGTGGCCGGGCCGGTGCAGGCTCGCGGGCGTCGACTCCAGGTTCGCGAGGACGCGCAGGGTGTGCGCGCGGTCGGCGGCGCTGATGCCCGTCGAGAGGCGGTCGGCCGCATCGACGCTGATCGTGTAGTTCGTGCCGCGGGAGTCCTCGTTGTTGACGACCATGACCGGCAGCTCGAGGCGGTCGGCGATCTCGTTGGTCATCGGCGCGCAGATGAAGCCGGAGGAGTGCTTCACCGTCCAGGCGATCCACTCCTGGCTGGCGAGCTCGGCGGCGAGGATGACGTCGCCCTCGTTCTCGCGGCTCTCGTTGTCGACGACGATCACCGGGCGGCCGGCGCGCAGCTCGGCGAGGGCCTCGGGGATGGTGGCCAGGCTCATGACGCACTCCGTTCTGTCAGCGTCTGCGGTTCGGTGAGGTTCGGCTCGAGCGCGAGCATCCGCTCCACGTGGCGGGCCAGGATGTCGGTCTCGATGTTCACGCGGTCGCCCGGCACGCGGTCGCCGAGGGTGGTGGCGGCGAGGGTCTCGGGGATGAGGGAGACCTCGAACCAGCCGTCCTCACGTCCGCCGCCGACCTCGCTGACGGTCAGCGAGACGCCGTCGATCGCGATGGAGCCCTTGCGCGCCACAAGCGGCGCGTGCTCCGGGTCGAGGCTCAGCCGGACGACCCGCCAGGCGCTGCCGTCCTCGATCGAGAGGACGGTCGCGGTGCCGTCGATGTGGCCCTGCACGATGTGCCCGCCGAGCCGGTCGCCGACCTGGGCCGCGCGCTCGAGGTTCACCCGGCGGCCGGGCGCCACGTCGTCGAGGGTGCTCATGGCGAGGGTCTCCGCCATCACGTCCGCCGTGAAGTGCTCGGCGTCCTTGTCGATCACGGTCAGGCAGACGCCGCTGACCGAGATGGAGTCGCCGTGCCGGGCGTCGCTGACCGCCAGCGGCCCGCGGACCGTGACGCGCGCGGCGTCGGCCGTGCGGTCGACGGCGGTGATCTCGCCCAGCTCTTCGATGATTCCGGTGAACATGCTCAGCTCTCCTTCGCCGGCGCGGTGCCGGGTTCTGCTGCGGGGACTTCTGGTGCGGGGACTTGTGGTGCGGGGACTTCCGCCGCGGGGACGGCCCGGATGTACAGGTCCTGGCCCAGTCGTTCGATGTCGAGGATGCGCAGCCGGCGCTGCTCCGCGATGGTCGTGACGCCGATGTCGCCGATGGCGTGCTGCGGGCCGCCCAGGAGGGTCGGCGCCACGTAGATGGCGTACTCGTCGACGAGGCCGGCGGCGACGAACGCGGTCGCGAGCGTCGGGCCGCCCTCCACGTAGACCCGGCGGAAGCCGCGTTGGTGGAGGTCGGCGACCACCGCCTCCAGGTCGTGCGTCCCCTCGAAGATCACGGGGTTCGGGTGCCGGAAGACGGCGGCGTCGTTGGGGACGGCGCGCGTGCCGACCACGACGGGGGTCGGCTGCGTCCCCATGAGCTCTCCCGCGTCGCCGCGGGCCGTGAGGCTCGGGTCGTCGGTGAGGACGGTGCCGGTGCCGACGACGATCGCGTCGGACGCCTCCCGCTGCTCGTGCACACGCTGCCGCGCCGCGGCGCCGGTGATCCAGCGGCTCGTGCCGTCGGCGGCGGCGGTGCGCCCGTCGAGGCTGGCGGCCCACTTCACGGTGATGTGCGGGCGGCCGAGCCGCGCGGCGGTCAGCCAGTCGTCGAGGAAGTGCTCGACCTCGTCCGCGAGGACGCCGGGCACGACCTCGACGCCCGCCTCCCGCAGGCGGTCGGCGCCGCCGCTGGAGTGCTGCCCGGGATCGGCGACCGCGTACACGACGCGTGCGACGCCGGCTGTGATGAGCGCCTCCGAGCACGGCCCGGTGTGGCCCCAGTGGTTGCACGGCTCGAGCGTGACCACCGCGGTCGCCCCGCGCGCGCCTCCCTCCGGCAGCCGGCTGAGCGCGTCGACCTCGGCGTGCGGGGTGCCGACGCCGCGGTGCCAGCCCTCGGACAGGACGCGGCCGTCGTCGGCGACGATCACGCAGCCGACGCGGGGGTTGACGCCGGTCGCCGGGCCGTTGGCGGCCAGCTCGAGCGCCGTGCGCATGTGGGCTTCCCACGTCATCCGGTGCGTCCTTCCGTCTCTCGCTGCTGATAGCGGGCGGACGTGCACCGGGGGTCGTGGAGGCGGCGGCCGACGACGGCCGCTGCCACGTGCTTCCTCCCATCCGGACTGATCGCATCGGCTCTCGCCGTGCGCATTACCGTCGGTGCCGGAATTCCACCGGCTCAGCGGGGGCGCTGGCGCGCCGCTCGCTCGCGGACTATGACCGCCGGTTCGGACTCTCACCGACCCCGGAGCACGTTCTTCTGTTGTCGAGTCTAGGACAACGCGTCGGAGCCGGTCCTATTCCCGTCGATTCGTGACGGCCGGGAGGCTGGGAACGTTGTCACCCATATGGGTTGCAGAAATATTACATGTATCAGTAGGGTGGCGGAATGCTACGCACCACCCGATCCAGATCCCTCGTCCGAACGGGCGCCGCCGGCGCCTCCGCGCTCCTGATGGCCGGAGCCGCCCTGCTCGCCGGAGCGCCCGCCGGGGCCGCGGCGGGCTCCGCAGGGATCGCAGAGTACGCGCCGCCCGCGTCGACGACGCTGACGGTGCCGAAGCCGTATGACGATCTGTCGTTCTATGTCTGCGGCGCAACGCCGAATGGCACGGCGCGGATCTACTCCGCAGACACAGGGCGGGACATCTACTCCTTGTCGGGAGACGCGATGGAGTTCGTGGGCCGGGCCAAGGGCTGCCAGGTGCCGTACGCGCCGACCGACGTGGCGGAGTTCGGATTCCTCGGAAGCGAGCTGCACTGGTCGCTCGCGGCCGCCGGTGATTCCACTCAGGATCTGGGCAGCGGCGAGGTCCTGCAGGACGGGCGCAATATCATCCCCACGACCAGCCGCATCGAACGGACGATGACGGCCGGCGACGACGGCGCCAAACTCAGCTACGGCACCGTGAACCAGGTCCAGACCCCCAATTCGTTGGACTGGGTCGGCGGCGGGTACACGGTCATCCTCCACGTCATCGACCCGCACCTCCAGCTCACCAAGCAGGTCTGCCTCGCCGGCACCGGTTGCGACGCGGCCGACGACGCCCAGTGGGGGACTACGACGACGGTCGCCACCGGCTCCGACGTGCAGTGGCGGCTGACGGCGAAGAACACGGGCAACATCGCGCTCGCCGATGTGCGGGTGTCGGACGATGTGCTCACCGGCGGCACCGCCACCGGAAACGACTGCGCGGGCGCCTCCGTCGTGGCGTCGCTCGCCCCGGGCGCCTCGGCGGCGGTCACCTGCAGCACCGCGGGTGTGAAGGGCGCCGGCGACGTCGTGAACTCCGCCAAGCTGACGAGCACGTTCACCGACCCGAGCGGCGGACGGATCCTCTCGCGCTTCACCGACGGCGTCGGCTCGAACATCGACTCGGCCTCGGTCCGCACCGTCGCGCCCGCCATCGCACTCGTGAAGCAGGTCTGCGCCACCGGCACCGGGTGCGACGTCGCCGACGACGCGCAGTGGACCGACCGCGTGACCGTCCCGTTCGGCACGGACGCTCAGTGGCGCCTGACGGTGACCAACACCGGCAACACCACGCTTCTCGACGTCGTGCCGACGCAGGAGAACCTCACCGGAGGGGTGGAGGGGCCGAGCAAGGAGTGCGAGTCGCTCGCCTTCGGCACCCTCGCAGCGGGGCAGAAGAAGTCCCTCGACTGCACGACGACCGGGATCGTCGACACCACGCAGGACGCCGTGAACCACGCCGTCGTCCGCGGCATGCCCGCCGACGACGCCGGCACCCCGTACGACACGCTCTACCCGGCCGGCGTGAGCACGCCCGAGGCGACGGCCGCCGTCGCCACGTCCGTGCTCGTCCTCGAGCCGGAGCCGGGTGTCACCGGTCCGCCGATCACCCCGGCGCCGGGCGACGAGACGACGCCGGAGCCTCCCGCCACCGGCGTGGTGGTCTCCGACGGGCTGCCTCCTGCTCCTGCGGGCAACGGCGTGAAGGCGGTGCCCTCGGCGACGCACGCTGAGGCATTGGCCTCCACAGGGCTTGACGCGACGCTGGGAGGCGCAGCCGCCCTGCTGCTCCTGTCCACCGGTGCTGCGGTGCTGGTCGTGCGGCGCCGAGCCGTGCGCGGAACGGTGCGCCAGGCCGCGCGCGGCTAGGCGCCGGCCGGTACGACGGCGGGCGGCGTCGCAGAGTCCTGCACGGACTCCGGCGCCGCTTCGCCGTCCGCGGGGACCAGCGCCTCCGCCTCGAGGGCGTCGTCGAGGGAGACGAGCGCCCTGGCCGTTCCCTCGTCCACGATCAGGTCGGTGATCAGGCCGGCCGCGAGCGCGCCCCGCAGGCTGTGCACCTTCGAGGGACCCGACACGATGCACACCCGGCGGGGCACGCGCTTGATCAGCTCGATGTCGGGGCCGCTGGCCCGCTCGTTCAACGCGATGCCGTCGTGCGTGCCGTCCTCGCGGAAGAACACGGTGGCGACGTCGCCGACCACCCCCGCCGCGTCGAGCGACGCGTAGTCCTCCGCGTCGAGGTAGCCGCCCGCGTACACGTGCGAGCGCACCTCGGAGAACGGGGAGCCGAGGCCGAACAGCGCCACATCCATCCGCTCCTGGATGTCGAGGATGCGCCGGGTGCTGCGCTCGCGCCACATGGCGACCTTCGTCTGCGGGTCGTCGAACAGGGCGGGTACGGGGAACTCCTGGATCGTCCCCGAGTACGTGTCGCCGAACCGGCGCAGGATCTCCGACGCGTACAGCACGCCGGTCGTGTAGGTGTTGCCCGCGCCGTTGAGCTGCACGAACTCGACGTTGTGCAGCTCCTTCGGGATGAGGTGGCGGCTGAGCGCACTCATGGTCGAGCCCCACGCGATGCCGACGGTCTGGTTGGAGTCGATGAAGCGGTCGAGAATCCGTGCAGCCGAGATGGCCACCCGCTCCAACCGATCGACGTCGCTGATCGCGCTCGGCATCGGGACGATGTGCGCCGCGACCCCGTGCCGGGCGTGGATGGACTGCTGGATGCGCGTCGCACCTTCGTGCGGTTGGGCGATCTGGATGGTGACGAGCCCCGACGCCCTGGCGAAGCTCAGCAGGCGGGAGACGCTGGAGCGCGACGTGTGCATCTCATGCGCGATCGCCTCCATCGTGAGGTCCTGCATGTAGTAGAGGTGCCCGGCCTTGAGCGCGTCGCGCACCTTGTCGGGCAGATTCTCGGTCTCGGGCTGAGCCATGGTGAGCCTTCTCGCTCGGGGAGGCGATGCACGTATGTGCAGCGCCCTTGATCAGAGTTGTGGCGCGACCAAGACTATAGCCAGTCCCACCACATTCTTCGAGATTCAGGAGTCCGACGTGGCCACGAATTCGACCATCCGCAGCGAGGTCCAGCGCCTCGCCGACCGCCCGACCGCACAGGTGCTGATCGTCGGCGGCGGCATCAACGGCCTCGGCACCTTCCGCGACCTGGCGCTGCAGGGCGTCGACGTCGTGCTCGTCGAGCGCAACGACTTCGTCTCCGGCGCCTCCGCCGCATCCAGCCACATGATCCACGGCGGCATCCGCTACCTCGAGAACGGCGAGTTCCGCCTGGTGAAGGAGTCGGTGACCGAGCGCAACGGCCTGCTGCGGATCGCCCCGCACTACGTCAAGCCGCTGCAGACGACCATCCCGATCTTCTCGACGTTCTCCGGCATCCTCGCCGCGCCGCTGCGGTTCCTCACCCACAAGCAGGGCAAGCCGAAGGAGCGCGGCGCGTTCCTGATCAAGACCGGCCTGACGATCTACGACTCCTTCTCGCGCGACGGCGGCTCCGTGCCCCGGCACTCCTTCAAGGGGCGCACGAAGGCGCTCGCCGAACTGCCGAAGCTCAACCCCAGCCTCAAGTACACGGCGACCTACTTCGACGCCTCCGTCCACGACCCCGAGCGCCTCGCGCTCGACGTGCTCGCCGACGGCCTGGCCAGCGGCCCGCACGCTCGGGCGGTCAACTACGTCGAGGCGATCGGCATCCGCGACGGCGGAGTGCTGGTCCGCGACCGCGAGAGCGGCCAGGAGTTCGTCATCACCGCCGACGTCGTGGTCAACGCCTCCGGCCCCTGGACCGACCTGACGAACGCCGCCCTCGGCGACGGCACCCGGTACATGGGCGGCACGAAGGGCTCGCACATCGTCCTCGACAACCCGGAGCTGCTCGAGGCCTGCCAGG
The sequence above is a segment of the Leifsonia williamsii genome. Coding sequences within it:
- a CDS encoding VOC family protein is translated as MTDDDRPENPTPPIPAGAMLLELVMLPVSDIDRSKAFYRDRVGFTVDVDVTPAEGVRIVQLTPPGSFCSVTMTAGMGDTGMAPGSLRGLHLVVPDMDAARERLLAGGVEVGAVQDMGGVLYAWFSDPDGNTWTLQHMPWRA
- the ribH gene encoding 6,7-dimethyl-8-ribityllumazine synthase; this translates as MSGAGAPNAAETIDGSGLRVVIVAGTWHEEITNGLIAGAQRTLDASGASYSLVRVPGSFELPVVSKAALEAGADAVVALGVIIRGGTPHFEYVSAAATDGLTRVALDTGKPVGFGVLTLDDEQQGLDRAGLPGSKEDKGEEAAHAALTTALTLRELRG
- the ribA gene encoding GTP cyclohydrolase II, yielding MSLATIPEALAELRAGRPVIVVDNESRENEGDVILAAELASQEWIAWTVKHSSGFICAPMTNEIADRLELPVMVVNNEDSRGTNYTISVDAADRLSTGISAADRAHTLRVLANLESTPASLHRPGHILPLRAVEGGVRERDGHTEAAVDLLKLAGMTPVGAIAEIVADDGEMMRLPGLIELGAREGVLVITIEALIAYLQEFHCDQQLETVAPIPETSRVIFEVETTVPTGHGAFRMRAYRDRMTGADHVAIVSGTPGPTGTLVRVHSECLTGEAFGSLKCECGPQLDAALDTIQREGGVVVYLRGHEGRGIGLINKLRAYKLQEDGLDTLDANLALGLPIDARDYGAATAILQDLGIRSVRLLTNNPEKVRQLEEHGVEVEERVPLVVGVGAFNEGYLETKRDRMGHAIGAIDPNTETTDTTDTADAIAAERTTR
- a CDS encoding riboflavin synthase gives rise to the protein MFTGIIEELGEITAVDRTADAARVTVRGPLAVSDARHGDSISVSGVCLTVIDKDAEHFTADVMAETLAMSTLDDVAPGRRVNLERAAQVGDRLGGHIVQGHIDGTATVLSIEDGSAWRVVRLSLDPEHAPLVARKGSIAIDGVSLTVSEVGGGREDGWFEVSLIPETLAATTLGDRVPGDRVNIETDILARHVERMLALEPNLTEPQTLTERSAS
- the ribD gene encoding bifunctional diaminohydroxyphosphoribosylaminopyrimidine deaminase/5-amino-6-(5-phosphoribosylamino)uracil reductase RibD → MTWEAHMRTALELAANGPATGVNPRVGCVIVADDGRVLSEGWHRGVGTPHAEVDALSRLPEGGARGATAVVTLEPCNHWGHTGPCSEALITAGVARVVYAVADPGQHSSGGADRLREAGVEVVPGVLADEVEHFLDDWLTAARLGRPHITVKWAASLDGRTAAADGTSRWITGAAARQRVHEQREASDAIVVGTGTVLTDDPSLTARGDAGELMGTQPTPVVVGTRAVPNDAAVFRHPNPVIFEGTHDLEAVVADLHQRGFRRVYVEGGPTLATAFVAAGLVDEYAIYVAPTLLGGPQHAIGDIGVTTIAEQRRLRILDIERLGQDLYIRAVPAAEVPAPQVPAPEVPAAEPGTAPAKES
- a CDS encoding DUF7507 domain-containing protein, whose amino-acid sequence is MLRTTRSRSLVRTGAAGASALLMAGAALLAGAPAGAAAGSAGIAEYAPPASTTLTVPKPYDDLSFYVCGATPNGTARIYSADTGRDIYSLSGDAMEFVGRAKGCQVPYAPTDVAEFGFLGSELHWSLAAAGDSTQDLGSGEVLQDGRNIIPTTSRIERTMTAGDDGAKLSYGTVNQVQTPNSLDWVGGGYTVILHVIDPHLQLTKQVCLAGTGCDAADDAQWGTTTTVATGSDVQWRLTAKNTGNIALADVRVSDDVLTGGTATGNDCAGASVVASLAPGASAAVTCSTAGVKGAGDVVNSAKLTSTFTDPSGGRILSRFTDGVGSNIDSASVRTVAPAIALVKQVCATGTGCDVADDAQWTDRVTVPFGTDAQWRLTVTNTGNTTLLDVVPTQENLTGGVEGPSKECESLAFGTLAAGQKKSLDCTTTGIVDTTQDAVNHAVVRGMPADDAGTPYDTLYPAGVSTPEATAAVATSVLVLEPEPGVTGPPITPAPGDETTPEPPATGVVVSDGLPPAPAGNGVKAVPSATHAEALASTGLDATLGGAAALLLLSTGAAVLVVRRRAVRGTVRQAARG
- a CDS encoding sugar-binding transcriptional regulator, with the translated sequence MAQPETENLPDKVRDALKAGHLYYMQDLTMEAIAHEMHTSRSSVSRLLSFARASGLVTIQIAQPHEGATRIQQSIHARHGVAAHIVPMPSAISDVDRLERVAISAARILDRFIDSNQTVGIAWGSTMSALSRHLIPKELHNVEFVQLNGAGNTYTTGVLYASEILRRFGDTYSGTIQEFPVPALFDDPQTKVAMWRERSTRRILDIQERMDVALFGLGSPFSEVRSHVYAGGYLDAEDYASLDAAGVVGDVATVFFREDGTHDGIALNERASGPDIELIKRVPRRVCIVSGPSKVHSLRGALAAGLITDLIVDEGTARALVSLDDALEAEALVPADGEAAPESVQDSATPPAVVPAGA